The following are from one region of the Haemophilus parainfluenzae genome:
- a CDS encoding YagU family protein produces the protein MSGIFEQTPANRRRYGVAIFVGIIAGLISAFVKWGAEHPFPPRSPIDFFAVACKVDITGLSQDQILQVCSRAFLNPPHVFLRDYLGIDPTQAVFTFADHGFDWIGVTHITFSLVFAIAYCLVAERFPKIKFWQGIGAGLIADICVHYITFPALGLTPPVAEWPLYEHISELVGHIFWFWTIEIIRRDLRNRITREPDAEIPLKDATE, from the coding sequence ATGTCAGGTATTTTTGAACAAACTCCTGCTAATCGTCGTCGCTATGGTGTAGCGATTTTTGTTGGTATTATTGCAGGTTTAATTTCTGCATTCGTAAAATGGGGTGCTGAGCATCCATTCCCACCGCGTAGTCCAATCGATTTCTTCGCGGTTGCATGTAAAGTAGACATCACAGGTTTAAGCCAAGATCAAATTCTTCAAGTATGTTCACGTGCGTTTTTAAACCCACCACACGTATTCTTACGTGATTATTTAGGTATTGACCCAACTCAAGCAGTATTCACTTTTGCAGATCATGGTTTTGACTGGATTGGCGTGACTCACATTACTTTCTCATTAGTATTTGCTATTGCGTACTGTTTAGTGGCAGAACGTTTCCCTAAAATCAAATTCTGGCAAGGTATTGGTGCGGGTTTAATCGCAGATATTTGTGTGCACTACATCACTTTCCCAGCATTAGGTTTAACACCGCCTGTTGCAGAATGGCCATTATATGAACATATTTCTGAATTAGTGGGACATATCTTCTGGTTCTGGACAATTGAAATTATTCGTCGTGATTTACGTAACCGTATTACTCGCGAGCCAGATGCAGAAATTCCATTAAAAGATGCAACTGAATAA
- the rplJ gene encoding 50S ribosomal protein L10, whose translation MALNLQDKQAIVAEVNEAAKGALSAVIADSRGVTVDKMTELRKAAREAGVTMRVVRNTLLRRAVEGTDFECLQDTFVGPTLIAFSNEHPGAAARLFKDFAKANDKFEIKGAAFEGKIQDVEFLATLPTYEEAIARLMGTMKEAAAGKLVRTFAALRDKLQEAA comes from the coding sequence ATGGCATTAAATCTTCAAGACAAACAAGCAATTGTTGCCGAAGTAAATGAAGCAGCCAAAGGTGCACTTTCAGCAGTAATCGCGGACTCTCGCGGTGTAACTGTTGATAAAATGACTGAATTACGTAAAGCAGCTCGTGAAGCTGGTGTAACAATGCGCGTTGTTCGTAATACTTTATTACGTCGTGCGGTTGAAGGCACTGATTTCGAATGCTTACAAGATACGTTTGTAGGTCCAACACTTATCGCATTCTCTAACGAACACCCAGGTGCAGCAGCACGTTTGTTCAAAGATTTTGCTAAAGCAAACGATAAGTTTGAAATTAAAGGTGCAGCCTTTGAAGGTAAGATCCAAGATGTTGAATTCTTAGCAACATTACCAACTTACGAAGAAGCAATTGCACGTTTAATGGGCACAATGAAAGAAGCTGCGGCAGGCAAACTTGTTCGCACTTTTGCGGCATTACGCGACAAATTACAAGAAGCAGCTTAA
- a CDS encoding VacJ family lipoprotein has product MKKTPLLAVGLMATAVLTGCATKADGERNDKLESFNRTMFDFNYKVMDRYVLEPAAKGWRDYVPTPVTKGLSNVANNLDEPVSFVNRLLEGEPKKAFVHFNRFWINSTFGIGGLFDFASASKDLQVYDQRSFGETLGTYGVDAGTYIVLPIYNATTPRQLTGAVVDAAYTYPFWNWVGGPWSLVKYGVQAIDKRSKTLDQTELLNQAQDPYVTFREAYYQNLEFKVNDGKVKESSQKELSDDVLKEID; this is encoded by the coding sequence ATGAAAAAAACACCTTTACTTGCGGTCGGCTTAATGGCTACAGCTGTATTAACTGGTTGTGCGACAAAAGCAGATGGTGAACGCAATGATAAATTAGAAAGTTTTAACCGCACGATGTTTGATTTTAACTATAAAGTCATGGACCGTTATGTGTTAGAACCCGCAGCGAAAGGCTGGCGTGATTACGTGCCGACACCGGTCACAAAAGGTTTATCCAATGTGGCAAATAACTTAGATGAACCAGTGAGCTTTGTGAACCGTTTATTAGAAGGTGAACCGAAAAAAGCCTTTGTTCACTTCAACCGTTTCTGGATTAACTCAACCTTTGGTATCGGTGGCTTATTTGATTTTGCCAGTGCAAGCAAAGACTTGCAGGTTTATGATCAACGCAGTTTTGGTGAAACATTGGGCACCTACGGTGTAGATGCGGGCACTTATATTGTATTGCCAATTTATAATGCGACAACACCTCGTCAATTAACGGGGGCAGTGGTCGATGCGGCTTATACTTATCCGTTCTGGAATTGGGTGGGTGGTCCGTGGTCACTGGTGAAATATGGTGTGCAAGCCATAGATAAACGCTCGAAAACATTGGACCAAACAGAATTGCTCAATCAAGCCCAAGATCCTTATGTTACTTTCCGCGAAGCTTATTATCAGAATTTAGAATTTAAAGTAAATGATGGCAAAGTAAAAGAAAGTTCACAGAAAGAACTGTCTGATGATGTGTTAAAAGAGATCGACTAA
- the oppF gene encoding murein tripeptide/oligopeptide ABC transporter ATP binding protein OppF: protein MTVSNNKELLLEVNHLGVSFKIKNDKSLFFAKPQTLKAVKDVSFKLYAGETLGVVGESGCGKSTLARAIIGLVEASEGQILWLGKNLRKQSAKQWKETRKDIQMIFQDPLASLNPRMNIGEIIAEPLKIYQPHLSTTEVKEKVQAMMLKVGLLPNLINRYPHEFSGGQCQRIGIARALIIEPKMIICDEPVSALDVSIQAQVVNLLKSLQKEMGLSLIFIAHDLAVVKHISDRVLVMYLGNAMELGSDEEVYNNTKHPYTKALMSAVPIPDPKLERNKSIELLEGELPSPINPPSGCVFRTRCLKADENCAKQKPPLTSQNNSHFVACLKVL, encoded by the coding sequence ATGACAGTCTCAAACAACAAAGAATTACTCCTTGAAGTCAATCACTTAGGCGTCAGTTTTAAAATTAAAAATGATAAATCCCTGTTCTTCGCCAAACCGCAAACCTTAAAAGCGGTGAAGGATGTCTCTTTTAAACTTTACGCAGGTGAAACCCTCGGCGTAGTAGGTGAATCCGGTTGCGGTAAATCCACACTTGCACGCGCTATTATCGGTTTAGTCGAAGCGAGTGAAGGGCAAATCTTGTGGCTTGGTAAAAATTTACGAAAACAATCAGCGAAACAATGGAAAGAAACACGTAAAGATATTCAAATGATTTTCCAAGATCCGCTCGCCTCTCTCAATCCGCGAATGAATATTGGTGAAATCATTGCTGAACCATTAAAGATCTACCAACCGCACTTAAGCACCACTGAAGTGAAAGAAAAAGTGCAAGCTATGATGTTGAAAGTTGGGCTTTTACCCAACTTGATTAACCGCTATCCGCATGAGTTTTCTGGTGGCCAATGTCAGCGTATCGGTATCGCTCGCGCGTTAATCATTGAGCCGAAAATGATCATTTGTGATGAGCCTGTTTCTGCTCTGGATGTGTCTATTCAGGCTCAAGTGGTAAATTTATTGAAATCCCTGCAAAAAGAAATGGGGCTTTCCTTAATTTTCATCGCTCATGATTTGGCGGTGGTAAAACACATTTCTGACCGCGTGTTAGTGATGTATTTAGGCAATGCCATGGAATTAGGCAGTGATGAGGAGGTATATAACAACACCAAACATCCTTATACCAAAGCCTTAATGTCTGCAGTTCCGATTCCCGATCCAAAATTGGAACGCAATAAATCCATCGAATTACTTGAAGGTGAGCTGCCTTCGCCAATTAATCCACCGTCTGGTTGTGTGTTCCGAACTCGCTGCCTGAAAGCTGATGAAAATTGTGCGAAACAAAAACCACCTTTAACCAGCCAAAACAACAGCCATTTTGTGGCTTGTTTGAAAGTCTTATAA
- a CDS encoding VirK/YbjX family protein gives MESQENQYRWPKAEALYPDRPGRSYALKRLRYRLRSFLHQGSIVHFEQFINQHPFLVTLLNEHADYSYPLVYRFLDKRFNSKQRFQAICDNLLFLPEKLTALSAPIYKTPLSFGEVIPDFEMTLSMTTHQPMEGYWVLELWHKPRNELVYLLTFAKLDEALLISVVQGPNFEGSKEMVKQLTKTCHGLRPAYLMVETMKALTKALGFKTLLGIPQKYQNKSRFIQSSHYVVDYDAIFAESGGLLKDYWELPLEIDRNLDDVPSKKRSMYRKRYAMIDDLAKVIEETLGL, from the coding sequence ATGGAATCTCAAGAGAATCAATATCGCTGGCCAAAAGCGGAAGCCCTTTATCCCGATAGACCAGGGCGTTCTTATGCGCTTAAGCGTCTACGTTATCGTCTTCGATCTTTTTTACATCAAGGCTCAATTGTTCATTTTGAGCAATTTATCAATCAGCATCCCTTTCTTGTGACCTTATTAAATGAACATGCTGATTATAGCTATCCATTAGTTTATCGTTTTTTAGATAAACGTTTTAATAGTAAACAGCGTTTCCAAGCTATTTGCGACAATCTACTTTTTTTACCTGAAAAATTGACCGCACTTTCAGCACCCATTTATAAAACGCCATTAAGTTTTGGTGAAGTGATTCCTGATTTTGAGATGACATTGTCGATGACCACGCACCAACCGATGGAAGGCTATTGGGTATTAGAGTTATGGCATAAACCACGTAATGAATTAGTGTATTTACTCACTTTTGCAAAGCTTGATGAGGCATTGCTTATTTCTGTGGTGCAGGGCCCCAATTTTGAAGGTTCTAAAGAGATGGTGAAGCAACTCACAAAAACGTGCCATGGTTTACGTCCTGCTTATTTGATGGTGGAAACGATGAAAGCATTGACGAAAGCGTTGGGTTTTAAGACGTTATTGGGCATTCCACAAAAATATCAAAATAAATCGCGTTTTATTCAAAGCTCTCATTATGTTGTAGATTATGATGCGATTTTTGCTGAATCAGGAGGACTGTTGAAAGATTATTGGGAATTGCCTTTAGAAATAGATAGAAATCTTGATGATGTGCCGAGTAAAAAGCGCTCCATGTATCGTAAACGTTATGCGATGATAGATGATTTGGCTAAAGTAATCGAAGAAACGTTAGGATTGTAA
- the oppB gene encoding oligopeptide ABC transporter permease OppB, whose protein sequence is MLKFIFKRLLEALPTLFILITFSFFLMRLAPGSPFTSERAYPPEVMANIEAKYHLNEPLHKQYFLYLENLSKGDFGPSFKYKDQSVNDLIASAFPVSLKLGMVAFAFAVVLGVTAGTLAALNQNSRWDYILMSFSMLGVIMPSFVFAPVLVLIFAIYLGWLPAGGWNGGSAMYIILPVASLTIAYVAGIARIMRGSMIEVLHSNFIRTAKAKGLSTSRIILKHALRPALLPVITYLGPAFVGIITGSMVIESVFGLPGMGLLFVNGALNRDYSLVLSLTILVGTLTILFNAIVDILYAIIDPKIRY, encoded by the coding sequence ATGCTCAAATTTATTTTTAAACGGCTGTTGGAAGCCTTACCAACGCTGTTTATTTTGATTACTTTTTCCTTCTTTCTGATGCGTCTCGCCCCTGGCAGCCCGTTCACTTCTGAACGCGCTTATCCACCAGAAGTCATGGCTAATATCGAAGCGAAGTATCATTTAAATGAACCATTACATAAACAATATTTCCTTTATTTGGAAAACCTTTCCAAAGGTGATTTTGGCCCCTCTTTCAAATATAAAGATCAATCGGTCAATGATTTAATCGCATCAGCCTTCCCTGTTTCCTTAAAATTAGGGATGGTCGCTTTCGCCTTTGCAGTGGTATTAGGTGTCACAGCGGGTACGCTTGCCGCACTCAATCAAAATAGCCGTTGGGATTATATTTTGATGAGTTTCTCAATGCTTGGCGTAATTATGCCAAGTTTCGTCTTCGCACCAGTCTTAGTACTGATTTTTGCCATTTATTTGGGGTGGTTACCCGCTGGCGGTTGGAATGGCGGTTCAGCAATGTACATTATTTTACCCGTAGCATCCTTAACTATCGCTTATGTTGCAGGGATTGCACGTATCATGCGTGGCTCGATGATTGAAGTGCTGCACTCCAACTTTATTCGTACCGCCAAAGCTAAAGGGCTTTCTACCTCGAGAATCATTTTAAAACATGCTTTGCGCCCTGCTCTTTTACCCGTGATAACCTATTTAGGACCTGCTTTTGTGGGGATTATTACCGGCTCAATGGTCATCGAAAGCGTATTTGGTTTACCTGGCATGGGGTTATTATTTGTAAACGGTGCATTAAACCGTGATTACTCTTTAGTTTTAAGTCTCACTATTTTAGTGGGCACATTAACCATTTTATTTAATGCGATTGTGGATATTTTATACGCCATCATCGATCCAAAAATTCGTTATTAA
- a CDS encoding RidA family protein, translated as MTKIIHTEKAPAAIGPYVQAVDLGNLVLTSGQIPVNPATGEVPKDIVAQARQSLENVKAIIEQAGLKVGDIVKTTVFVKDLNDFAAVNAEYEKFFKENNHPNFPARSCVEVARLPKDVGLEIEAIAVRK; from the coding sequence ATGACTAAAATCATTCACACAGAAAAAGCCCCAGCAGCAATCGGTCCTTATGTTCAAGCGGTAGATTTAGGTAATTTAGTTTTAACATCAGGTCAAATCCCGGTTAATCCAGCAACAGGTGAAGTGCCAAAAGATATTGTAGCTCAGGCGCGTCAATCGTTAGAAAATGTGAAAGCGATTATTGAACAGGCTGGTTTGAAAGTGGGTGATATTGTAAAAACCACTGTGTTTGTGAAAGATCTTAATGATTTTGCAGCAGTAAATGCAGAGTATGAGAAATTCTTTAAAGAAAATAATCACCCTAATTTCCCTGCTCGTTCTTGCGTAGAAGTTGCTCGCTTGCCAAAAGATGTTGGCTTAGAAATCGAAGCAATTGCGGTAAGAAAATAA
- a CDS encoding ABC transporter ATP-binding protein, whose translation MNPLLDVKNLYVRFKTPDGVVTAVNDLNFTLNAGSTLGIVGESGSGKSQTAFALMGLLATNGEVEGSAMFEGKELVNLPNAELNKIRAEQISMIFQDPMTSLNPYMKIGEQLMEVLQLHKGYDKQTAFAESVKMLDAVKMPEAKKRMGMYPHEFSGGMRQRVMIAMALLCRPKLLIADEPTTALDVTVQAQIMTLLNELKREFNTAIIMITHDLGVVAGICDQVMVMYAGRTMEYGTAEQIFYHPTHPYSIGLMDAIPRLDGNEEHLVTIPGNPPNLLHLPKGCPFSPRCQFATEQCQTAPKLTTFNHGQLRNCWLPAEKFNL comes from the coding sequence ATGAATCCTTTATTAGATGTAAAAAATCTCTACGTTCGCTTCAAAACACCAGATGGCGTCGTCACAGCCGTGAATGACTTAAACTTCACGCTCAATGCAGGAAGCACGCTGGGTATTGTAGGTGAAAGTGGTTCAGGCAAATCACAAACGGCCTTTGCTTTAATGGGTTTATTGGCAACCAACGGTGAAGTGGAAGGCTCTGCCATGTTTGAAGGTAAGGAATTAGTCAATTTACCGAATGCTGAGTTGAATAAAATCCGTGCTGAGCAAATTTCCATGATTTTCCAAGACCCAATGACGTCACTCAATCCATACATGAAAATCGGTGAACAACTCATGGAAGTGCTGCAACTGCACAAAGGTTATGATAAACAAACTGCCTTTGCCGAATCCGTGAAAATGTTGGATGCAGTTAAAATGCCAGAAGCAAAAAAACGCATGGGCATGTATCCTCATGAATTTTCGGGTGGTATGCGTCAACGCGTGATGATTGCGATGGCCTTATTATGCCGTCCAAAACTACTCATTGCAGATGAACCAACTACCGCTTTAGACGTGACCGTTCAAGCACAAATCATGACCTTGTTAAATGAGTTAAAACGCGAATTTAATACTGCAATTATTATGATTACCCATGATCTTGGCGTGGTGGCTGGTATCTGCGATCAAGTCATGGTGATGTATGCTGGGCGAACCATGGAATACGGCACAGCGGAACAAATTTTCTATCATCCGACTCATCCTTATTCTATTGGCTTAATGGATGCAATTCCTCGCTTAGACGGCAATGAAGAACACTTGGTCACCATTCCTGGTAATCCACCGAATTTACTGCATTTGCCAAAAGGTTGTCCATTCTCACCTCGTTGCCAATTTGCTACCGAACAATGCCAAACTGCGCCAAAACTGACTACATTTAATCATGGTCAATTACGCAATTGTTGGTTACCAGCGGAGAAATTTAACCTATGA
- the oppC gene encoding oligopeptide ABC transporter permease OppC: MTDYRTQPINQKNADFVEQVADRIEEMQLEGRSLWQDAKRRFFRNKAAVASLIILAFIIVFITVAPWFFPFTYEDTDWNMMSSPPTMEGYHFFGTDASGRDLLVRTAIGGRISLLVGIAGAFISVTIGTIYGAISGYVGGKTDMLMMRFLEILSSFPFMFFVILLVTLFGQNIFLIFIAIGAIAWLGLARIVRGQTLSLKNKEFVEAAIVCGVPRRQIILKHIIPNVLGLVAVYASLEVPGLILFESFLSFLGLGTQEPMSSWGALLSDGAAQMEVSPWLLIFPAFFLCLTLFCFNFIGDGLRDALDPKDR; this comes from the coding sequence ATGACAGATTATCGTACTCAGCCGATTAATCAGAAAAATGCGGATTTTGTGGAACAAGTGGCTGACCGTATTGAAGAAATGCAACTGGAAGGCCGCAGTCTATGGCAAGATGCGAAACGCCGTTTTTTCCGCAACAAAGCGGCCGTTGCCAGTCTGATTATTTTGGCGTTTATTATTGTATTTATTACTGTAGCACCTTGGTTCTTCCCCTTTACCTATGAAGATACCGATTGGAATATGATGAGCTCCCCACCAACAATGGAAGGCTATCACTTCTTCGGTACGGATGCTTCTGGTAGAGACTTACTCGTACGTACCGCTATTGGTGGACGTATTTCATTATTGGTCGGTATCGCAGGGGCTTTTATTTCCGTCACTATCGGCACAATTTATGGTGCGATTTCCGGCTATGTAGGCGGTAAAACAGATATGTTGATGATGCGCTTTTTAGAGATTCTCAGTTCATTTCCATTTATGTTTTTCGTAATTTTGCTGGTGACCCTTTTTGGTCAAAACATTTTCTTAATTTTTATCGCTATCGGTGCCATTGCTTGGCTTGGCCTTGCACGTATCGTGCGTGGACAAACGCTCAGCCTAAAAAATAAAGAATTCGTCGAAGCCGCCATCGTTTGTGGCGTACCTCGTCGCCAAATCATTTTGAAACACATCATTCCAAATGTATTAGGCTTAGTAGCAGTTTATGCCTCGCTTGAAGTTCCGGGACTCATTCTATTTGAATCATTCTTAAGTTTCTTAGGCTTAGGAACTCAGGAGCCAATGAGTAGTTGGGGTGCACTCTTAAGTGATGGTGCTGCACAAATGGAAGTGTCACCTTGGTTATTAATTTTCCCGGCATTTTTCCTTTGCCTTACTCTATTTTGTTTTAACTTTATCGGTGACGGGTTGCGTGATGCACTCGATCCGAAAGATAGATAG
- the yihA gene encoding ribosome biogenesis GTP-binding protein YihA/YsxC, which yields MSEIKLNYHKTHFLTSAPNIRSIPEDTGIEIAFAGRSNAGKSTALNALTNQKSLARTSKTPGRTQLINLFEVEPNCKLVDLPGYGYAAVPEKMKIEWQKSLGEYLQKRECLGGLVVLMDIRHPLKDLDQQMIEWAVSADLPVMLLLTKADKLSQSARSKQVKMVREAILPFQGDIQVEAFSAQNKIGIDKLAAKLDSWFAPLFA from the coding sequence ATGTCTGAAATTAAACTGAATTATCATAAAACGCATTTTCTTACGAGCGCCCCAAATATTCGTTCCATTCCAGAAGATACTGGAATTGAAATTGCTTTTGCGGGACGCTCAAATGCAGGGAAATCAACCGCACTTAATGCGTTAACCAATCAAAAAAGCTTAGCCAGAACGTCTAAAACACCTGGTCGTACACAGCTCATCAATCTTTTTGAGGTAGAGCCAAATTGTAAATTGGTGGACTTACCTGGCTATGGTTATGCTGCTGTTCCTGAGAAAATGAAAATTGAATGGCAAAAATCCCTCGGGGAATATTTGCAAAAACGCGAATGTTTAGGTGGACTTGTTGTTTTAATGGATATTCGCCATCCTTTAAAAGATCTCGATCAACAAATGATCGAATGGGCAGTTTCTGCTGATTTACCGGTTATGTTACTTTTAACTAAAGCGGATAAACTCAGTCAAAGTGCGCGTAGTAAACAAGTTAAAATGGTACGTGAAGCGATTTTACCCTTCCAAGGTGATATTCAAGTCGAGGCTTTTTCTGCACAAAATAAAATTGGTATTGATAAATTGGCTGCCAAGTTAGATAGTTGGTTTGCCCCACTTTTCGCGTAG
- the tal gene encoding transaldolase: MTTQLDSLRSMTVVVADTGDIDAIKKYQPQDATTNPSLILSASALPQYAPLIDEAIAYAKAQSADKAQQLIDAEDKLAVNIGLEILKIVPGRISTEVDARLSYDTQATVKKARKLIALYNAAGISNDRILIKIASTWQGIRAAEILEKEGINCNLTLLFSEAQARACAEAGVYLISPFVGRILDWYKANTDKKEYAPAEDPGVISVTKIYNYYKEYGYKTVVMGASFRNVGEIIELAGCDRLTIAPALLKELQENSTALVRKLDYKGEVKAKPQPLTEAEFYWQHNSDAMAVEKLAEGIRKFAVDQEKLEAMLSAKL; the protein is encoded by the coding sequence ATGACAACTCAGTTAGATTCACTTCGTAGTATGACCGTCGTCGTGGCTGATACGGGCGATATTGATGCTATTAAAAAATACCAACCGCAAGATGCAACAACAAACCCATCTTTAATTTTAAGTGCTTCAGCATTACCACAATATGCACCATTAATTGATGAAGCGATTGCTTATGCCAAAGCGCAAAGTGCAGATAAAGCGCAACAATTAATTGATGCAGAAGATAAATTAGCGGTAAACATCGGTTTAGAAATTTTAAAAATTGTCCCAGGACGTATTTCAACTGAAGTGGATGCGCGTCTTTCTTACGATACCCAAGCAACCGTTAAAAAAGCACGTAAACTTATCGCACTTTATAATGCGGCAGGTATTTCAAATGATCGCATCTTGATCAAAATTGCGTCAACATGGCAAGGTATTCGTGCAGCAGAGATTCTTGAAAAAGAAGGCATTAACTGTAACTTAACCTTATTATTCTCTGAAGCACAGGCTCGTGCGTGTGCTGAAGCGGGTGTTTATTTAATTTCACCATTCGTCGGCCGTATCTTAGACTGGTACAAAGCAAATACTGATAAAAAAGAATATGCTCCAGCAGAAGATCCAGGTGTCATTTCTGTAACCAAAATTTATAACTATTACAAAGAATACGGTTATAAAACCGTGGTAATGGGTGCAAGTTTCCGTAATGTCGGTGAAATTATTGAATTAGCAGGTTGTGACCGTTTAACTATTGCTCCTGCTTTACTTAAAGAATTACAAGAAAATTCAACCGCACTTGTACGTAAACTAGACTACAAAGGTGAAGTAAAAGCGAAACCTCAACCATTAACTGAAGCAGAGTTCTACTGGCAACATAACAGCGATGCGATGGCTGTTGAGAAATTAGCAGAGGGGATTCGCAAATTTGCAGTTGACCAAGAGAAATTAGAAGCAATGCTTTCAGCAAAACTTTAA
- the rplL gene encoding 50S ribosomal protein L7/L12: MSLTNEQIIEAIASKSVTEIVELIAAMEEKFGVSAAAVAAAPAAGGAAAAAEEKTEFDVVLAEAGANKVAVIKAVRGATGLGLKEAKDLVESAPANLKEGISKEEAEALKKELEEAGAKVEIK, encoded by the coding sequence ATGTCATTAACTAACGAACAAATCATTGAAGCGATCGCTTCTAAATCTGTAACTGAAATCGTTGAATTAATCGCAGCGATGGAAGAAAAATTCGGCGTTTCTGCAGCAGCAGTAGCAGCAGCTCCAGCAGCTGGCGGTGCAGCAGCAGCGGCAGAAGAAAAAACTGAATTCGACGTAGTTCTTGCTGAAGCTGGTGCTAACAAAGTAGCAGTTATCAAAGCAGTACGTGGTGCAACTGGTTTAGGCTTAAAAGAAGCTAAAGACTTAGTTGAATCAGCTCCAGCTAACTTAAAAGAAGGCATTTCTAAAGAAGAAGCTGAAGCACTTAAGAAAGAATTAGAAGAAGCTGGTGCAAAAGTAGAAATCAAATAA
- a CDS encoding ABC transporter substrate-binding protein → MQHKLLFSAIALALSYSAQAVIVPEGTQLDEKQHIVINNGAEPQSFDPQKTEGVPESAVAYQLLEGLVTSDSEGKLQPGVAESWENTPDFKTWTFHLRKDAKWSNGDPVTAHDFVFAWRRLVDPATAAPYASYLSYLQVENAQDIIDGKKKPAELGVEAKDDYTFVVHATNPVPYAVSLTTHQSLLPLPQKVVEKLGDAWVKKENYVGNGAYKLTNHIINEKIEFERNPLYWNDKETVINSATFLAIENPSTDVARYRAGDLDMTNYGLPPEQFAKLQKELPGEVYITRTLATYSYELNNKKAPFDNVNIRKALNLSLDRNVITDKVLGQGQTPTYVFTPTYIEEGHLIQQPAYSKEPMAQRNEEAIKLLEEAGYSKANPLKFTILYNTNENHKKVAIAAASMWKANTKGLIDVKLENQEWKTYIDSRRAGRYDAARAGWNADYNQATTFGNYFLSNSSNNTAKYANPEYDKAIAESYVATDAEGRAKAYAKAEEILAKDFGIVPIFNYVNPRLVKPYVKGYSGKDPQDHIYLRNLYIIKH, encoded by the coding sequence ATGCAACACAAACTACTCTTCTCAGCAATCGCTCTTGCTCTTTCCTATTCTGCTCAAGCGGTTATAGTACCTGAGGGAACGCAATTAGATGAAAAACAGCATATCGTCATCAATAACGGGGCAGAACCACAAAGTTTTGACCCACAAAAAACCGAAGGTGTGCCAGAATCTGCCGTTGCTTATCAATTACTTGAAGGCTTAGTCACCTCAGACTCTGAAGGTAAACTTCAACCAGGTGTGGCTGAAAGCTGGGAAAATACACCTGACTTCAAAACTTGGACATTCCATTTACGTAAAGATGCTAAATGGTCAAACGGCGATCCTGTTACCGCGCACGATTTCGTATTTGCGTGGCGTCGTTTAGTGGATCCTGCAACTGCAGCGCCTTATGCAAGTTACTTAAGTTACTTACAAGTAGAAAATGCGCAAGACATCATTGACGGTAAGAAAAAACCGGCTGAATTAGGTGTTGAAGCAAAAGATGATTACACCTTTGTGGTTCATGCAACCAATCCTGTGCCTTATGCAGTCAGTTTAACGACTCACCAATCCTTATTGCCATTACCACAAAAAGTGGTCGAAAAATTGGGTGATGCATGGGTGAAAAAAGAAAACTACGTGGGTAATGGTGCCTATAAACTGACTAACCACATCATTAACGAAAAAATTGAATTTGAACGCAACCCACTTTATTGGAACGATAAAGAAACCGTAATCAATAGCGCTACATTCCTCGCTATTGAGAACCCAAGCACTGATGTAGCGCGTTATCGTGCAGGTGATTTAGACATGACCAATTATGGTTTACCGCCAGAACAATTCGCTAAATTACAAAAAGAATTGCCAGGCGAAGTATACATTACTCGTACCCTAGCAACTTATTCTTATGAGTTAAACAATAAGAAAGCACCTTTTGATAACGTGAATATTCGCAAAGCCTTGAACTTATCCCTTGATCGTAATGTGATCACCGATAAAGTATTGGGCCAAGGTCAAACACCAACCTATGTGTTTACCCCAACTTACATCGAAGAAGGTCATCTCATTCAACAACCTGCTTATTCAAAAGAACCGATGGCACAACGTAATGAAGAAGCCATTAAACTCTTAGAAGAAGCCGGTTACAGCAAAGCGAATCCGTTGAAATTCACCATTCTTTACAATACTAATGAAAACCACAAAAAAGTGGCCATTGCTGCAGCATCTATGTGGAAAGCGAACACCAAAGGTTTGATTGATGTGAAATTAGAAAACCAAGAGTGGAAAACTTACATTGATAGCCGTCGTGCGGGTCGTTACGACGCGGCACGTGCAGGATGGAATGCGGATTACAACCAAGCAACAACATTCGGTAACTATTTCTTATCTAATTCGAGTAACAATACCGCGAAATATGCGAACCCAGAATACGATAAAGCCATTGCTGAATCTTATGTTGCAACGGATGCGGAAGGACGTGCAAAAGCCTACGCGAAAGCCGAAGAAATTCTTGCAAAAGATTTCGGTATCGTACCAATCTTTAACTATGTGAATCCACGCTTAGTGAAACCTTACGTAAAAGGTTATTCAGGCAAAGATCCACAAGATCACATTTACTTACGCAACCTTTATATTATTAAACATTAA